A section of the Ornithinimicrobium sufpigmenti genome encodes:
- a CDS encoding metallopeptidase family protein, translating to MGPRRDRHGRGPRGPLAWPPLPLMTTRRERFDELVLDAVETVERILGHGLGIELAVEEVPPSDPAPWEHGVPLGRLFPAERSMPARLVIYRRPIVQRAQEPEELAALVSEVVTEQVARMLGRDPDDLR from the coding sequence ATGGGCCCGCGACGCGACCGGCACGGACGAGGCCCCCGCGGCCCGCTCGCGTGGCCGCCGCTGCCCCTCATGACCACCCGCCGCGAGCGCTTCGACGAGTTGGTGCTCGACGCCGTGGAGACCGTTGAGCGCATCCTCGGACACGGGCTGGGGATCGAGCTGGCGGTCGAGGAGGTGCCGCCCTCCGACCCGGCCCCGTGGGAGCACGGCGTGCCGTTGGGGCGTCTGTTCCCGGCGGAACGCTCGATGCCGGCCCGGCTGGTGATCTACCGCCGCCCCATCGTGCAGCGGGCCCAGGAGCCCGAGGAGCTGGCCGCCCTGGTGTCGGAGGTGGTGACCGAGCAGGTCGCCCGCATGCTCGGGCGCGACCCCGACGACCTGCGCTAG
- a CDS encoding DUF5719 family protein gives MARRAGVLRLCAALVAGGALVGTAAATDVTVGPREAGPAAPAAQTSAPDRASYLTEAVLACPGTPEGSDEVGAGLTTLAVASAPEDVFSVAMLPDGDPGGMVLALAGAGGGEDAAEGTTEDSAEEGGEAFGATLEVGRWGLLRAHGQQAPGVVGSQVSLVPDAGTRGWALSPCLQPEDLVHLVGGGEGAGRVEHLIITNPASDPVTVDVEVFGADGAVTTVGGSGLVIPAHGRLVKRLDALAPSVQQPVVRITAQGGPVAAHLTERHREGTTDLGREVAAPAASPDRELVLPALPGSTEGEQTVTLRLFAPEAEAVVELRALTDGGAAVPETAVVRVPAGGTTEVELEDLPAASALRLRSDEPVTAGALLRVAPSSDEPIVVGEGGPDGAARRAGPDGAARTAGPDGAARTTVPDQASSTAGPDEATATAQPDEAARTAAPADEEADRQTEPVLHPAGETAWVAAVRLSQTPLGMAVPDLADVPRLADLPGTSDGEGADGDEEGPGARDEGAEPQGADELHPPLTLAVSVADATTASVLWLERDGGVSREELALAHDTTQLLEAPAEAVAFWVLPTGEAGVAAALHLSGADVVGPYLSATSVPPVPWTRQVPAVVPVLP, from the coding sequence ATGGCACGACGCGCAGGTGTGCTCCGACTGTGTGCTGCTCTCGTCGCCGGTGGGGCTCTCGTGGGCACGGCGGCGGCGACGGACGTGACGGTGGGTCCTCGCGAGGCCGGACCCGCGGCCCCGGCCGCGCAGACCTCGGCACCCGACCGAGCGTCATACCTCACCGAGGCGGTGCTGGCGTGCCCCGGCACCCCGGAGGGCAGCGACGAGGTGGGCGCGGGACTGACCACGCTCGCCGTGGCCAGCGCGCCCGAGGACGTCTTCAGCGTGGCGATGCTGCCCGACGGTGACCCCGGAGGGATGGTGCTGGCGCTGGCCGGTGCAGGGGGCGGCGAGGACGCAGCCGAGGGCACGACCGAGGACTCTGCCGAGGAGGGCGGTGAGGCCTTCGGGGCGACCCTGGAGGTCGGCCGGTGGGGCCTGCTCCGCGCACACGGGCAGCAGGCCCCCGGCGTGGTGGGGAGCCAGGTCTCACTCGTCCCGGACGCCGGGACACGGGGCTGGGCGCTGAGCCCGTGCCTGCAGCCGGAGGACCTGGTCCACCTCGTGGGTGGTGGTGAGGGGGCTGGGCGGGTCGAGCACCTCATCATCACGAACCCCGCTTCTGACCCTGTCACGGTCGACGTCGAGGTCTTCGGGGCAGACGGCGCGGTGACCACCGTGGGCGGCTCGGGCCTCGTGATCCCGGCGCACGGCAGGCTGGTCAAGCGGCTCGACGCTCTGGCGCCGAGCGTGCAGCAGCCGGTCGTGCGGATCACGGCCCAGGGCGGGCCGGTGGCGGCGCACCTCACCGAGCGCCACCGCGAGGGGACCACCGACCTGGGCCGCGAGGTGGCTGCTCCGGCGGCGAGCCCCGACCGCGAGCTCGTGCTGCCGGCCCTGCCGGGCTCGACGGAGGGCGAGCAGACGGTGACCCTCCGCCTGTTCGCACCGGAGGCGGAGGCGGTCGTGGAGCTGCGGGCGCTCACCGACGGCGGGGCAGCTGTCCCCGAGACGGCCGTGGTGCGGGTGCCCGCTGGCGGCACGACGGAGGTCGAGCTCGAGGACCTGCCTGCGGCCAGCGCCCTGCGGCTGCGTTCGGACGAGCCGGTCACGGCCGGCGCCCTGCTGCGGGTCGCCCCGTCCTCGGACGAGCCGATCGTGGTCGGGGAGGGGGGCCCGGACGGTGCCGCACGCAGAGCTGGCCCGGACGGTGCCGCGCGCACCGCCGGCCCGGACGGCGCCGCGCGCACGACCGTCCCCGACCAGGCGAGCAGCACTGCTGGCCCCGATGAGGCCACGGCCACGGCTCAGCCCGACGAGGCTGCACGCACCGCCGCCCCCGCCGACGAGGAGGCTGACCGGCAGACGGAGCCGGTGCTGCACCCTGCCGGTGAGACTGCCTGGGTCGCGGCGGTGCGGCTCTCGCAGACGCCCCTGGGCATGGCCGTGCCCGACCTTGCCGACGTCCCCCGTCTCGCCGACCTTCCCGGCACGTCCGACGGGGAAGGCGCTGACGGTGACGAAGAGGGTCCTGGAGCGCGAGATGAAGGCGCTGAGCCGCAGGGGGCGGACGAGCTGCACCCACCCCTCACCCTGGCGGTCTCGGTGGCCGACGCCACCACCGCCTCGGTGCTGTGGCTCGAGCGTGACGGTGGCGTGAGCCGCGAGGAGCTCGCCCTCGCCCACGACACGACACAGCTCCTCGAGGCGCCTGCCGAGGCCGTCGCCTTCTGGGTGCTGCCCACCGGCGAGGCGGGCGTGGCCGCGGCCCTGCACCTCTCCGGTGCTGATGTGGTCGGGCCGTACCTCAGCGCGACGTCGGTGCCACCCGTGCCGTGGACCCGGCAGGTCCCGGCGGTGGTGCCGGTCCTGCCCTGA
- a CDS encoding Trm112 family protein: protein MARPPYDPWVREILRCPVGLHELVDTQDEQGAPALECAQDCGAPGQRRRYPVTDGIPVLLADEAVVVPATGS from the coding sequence ATGGCACGTCCCCCGTACGACCCGTGGGTCCGCGAGATCCTGCGCTGCCCCGTCGGCCTGCACGAGCTGGTCGACACCCAGGACGAGCAGGGCGCACCGGCCCTGGAGTGCGCGCAGGACTGCGGCGCCCCCGGGCAGCGGCGTCGCTACCCGGTGACGGACGGCATCCCGGTCCTGCTCGCCGACGAGGCCGTCGTCGTCCCGGCCACGGGCAGCTGA
- a CDS encoding DUF3499 domain-containing protein, producing MTLIRQCSRTACVRPASSTLTYVYAEQTAVLGPLATYAEPHSYDLCEQHATRLTAPRGWDVVRLELPEGEPRPPVDDLAALADAVREHRGTVTVEDGDNGYRTERGEYASVTEIARRGHLRVLRDR from the coding sequence GTGACTCTGATCCGCCAGTGTTCGAGGACGGCCTGCGTGCGGCCCGCGTCGTCCACGCTCACCTATGTCTACGCGGAGCAGACCGCGGTGCTGGGGCCGCTGGCCACCTATGCCGAGCCGCATTCCTACGACCTGTGCGAGCAGCACGCCACCCGGCTGACCGCCCCTCGCGGCTGGGACGTCGTGCGTCTGGAGCTGCCGGAGGGCGAGCCGCGCCCACCGGTGGACGACCTCGCGGCCCTGGCCGACGCCGTCCGCGAGCACCGTGGCACCGTGACGGTCGAGGACGGTGACAACGGCTACCGGACCGAGCGCGGCGAGTACGCCTCCGTGACCGAGATCGCCCGGCGCGGGCACCTGCGGGTCCTGCGCGACCGGTGA
- a CDS encoding phosphomannomutase/phosphoglucomutase, with translation MSPKVLADIVKAYDVRGLVPEQLDARVATALGSAFAQVVAIPEGEDGVMIGHDMRDSSPELARAFADGVTAHGLDVTMIGLCSTDVLYYASGAEQRAGAMFTASHNPAGYNGIKLCRRGARPVGQDSGLTEIRDLAQWLLDRGAQHDLPTSGRTGAVTETDMLAGYAAYLHSLVRLDDIRPLRVVVDAGSGMAGLTVPIVLGMDGLPITVEPLYFELDGTFPHHEANPLEPENLRDLQAAVREHGADLGLAFDGDADRCFVIDERGEPVSPSAVTALVAAREITRAVDAGTDPSEVAVVHNTICSRAVPETIHEHGARAVRSRVGHSFIKAQMAEHGAVFGGEHSAHYYFKDFWFADTGMLAAMHLLAALGEQEGPLSELVAAYDRYVASGELNSRVPDVSAATERVREWAAAQGASEDRLDGLSMVHEDPYWSFSLRPSNTEPLLRLNVEAQDRAVMEDIRDSVLTLVRQER, from the coding sequence GTGAGCCCGAAAGTGCTGGCCGACATCGTCAAGGCCTACGACGTCCGCGGACTGGTGCCCGAGCAGCTGGACGCCCGGGTCGCCACCGCGCTCGGCTCGGCCTTCGCCCAGGTGGTGGCGATCCCCGAGGGTGAGGACGGGGTCATGATCGGCCACGACATGCGCGACTCGTCGCCGGAGCTGGCCCGGGCCTTCGCCGACGGCGTCACCGCCCACGGGCTGGACGTCACCATGATCGGCCTGTGCTCCACCGACGTCCTGTACTACGCCAGCGGCGCCGAGCAGCGCGCCGGCGCGATGTTCACCGCCAGCCACAACCCCGCCGGGTACAACGGGATCAAGCTGTGCCGGCGAGGGGCCCGGCCGGTCGGCCAGGACTCGGGGCTGACCGAGATCCGGGACCTCGCGCAGTGGCTGCTGGACCGGGGGGCCCAGCACGACCTGCCGACGAGCGGACGGACCGGCGCCGTCACCGAGACCGACATGCTCGCCGGCTACGCGGCATACCTGCACTCGCTGGTCCGCCTGGACGACATCCGCCCCCTGCGGGTGGTCGTGGACGCCGGCAGCGGCATGGCCGGGCTCACCGTGCCGATCGTGCTCGGCATGGACGGGTTGCCGATCACGGTCGAACCGCTCTACTTCGAGCTGGACGGCACCTTCCCCCACCACGAGGCGAACCCGCTGGAGCCGGAGAACCTGCGCGACCTGCAGGCCGCGGTGCGGGAGCACGGGGCGGACCTGGGCCTGGCCTTCGACGGGGACGCGGACCGGTGCTTCGTCATCGACGAACGAGGGGAGCCCGTCAGCCCCAGCGCCGTGACCGCACTGGTGGCGGCGCGGGAGATCACCCGGGCGGTCGACGCCGGGACCGATCCCTCCGAGGTCGCCGTGGTGCACAACACCATCTGCTCGCGGGCGGTGCCCGAGACGATCCACGAGCACGGCGCCCGCGCCGTCCGCAGCCGCGTGGGGCACTCCTTCATCAAGGCGCAGATGGCCGAGCACGGTGCCGTCTTCGGGGGCGAGCACTCCGCTCACTACTACTTCAAGGACTTCTGGTTCGCCGACACCGGCATGCTTGCCGCCATGCACCTCCTTGCGGCGCTGGGCGAGCAGGAGGGTCCGCTCTCGGAGCTGGTGGCCGCCTACGACCGGTACGTGGCCTCCGGTGAGCTCAACTCCCGGGTGCCCGACGTGTCGGCCGCGACCGAGCGGGTGCGCGAGTGGGCCGCGGCGCAGGGCGCCTCCGAGGACCGCCTCGACGGCCTGTCCATGGTGCACGAGGACCCGTACTGGTCGTTCTCGCTGCGTCCGAGCAACACCGAGCCCCTGCTGAGGCTCAACGTCGAGGCCCAGGACCGGGCCGTGATGGAAGACATCAGGGACAGCGTGCTGACCCTGGTCCGACAGGAGAGATAA
- a CDS encoding SIS domain-containing protein: MPYIDEALLDDLDELQRKDSQGTLRALASAGAQVREGLTLAHEAGIERLVAMDRPRSVLVAAVGGSAIVAEVLELLAEPGSPVPVQARRNLPLPGWVGPLDLVVAVSLSGRAPGPLAVAAEAARRGAMLLTVGADDSPLAEVCRRARGVHVGVGRGRTSSRTALWTMLTPVLLGADGLGLLDAPPSMLEAVADRLDRKAEEMRPSSESFVNPAKLLAVQLAETVPVVLGDGPLGGVAAARASSMLARTARIPATFGELPDAASGIVACFDGPYTSLGGRRHGTYDDSRIRLGDIDTSSWEPHHFDEPEGELRERATGPDQGAGRDIFADPYLDAPSPPPLGLLLLRDAPLEPPTRESVEAEALTDAVLTTARGAGVRVMEVEAQPGPPIVRLADHVATVDFTATYLAIGLGLDPSVSPHVADLRDRTR; encoded by the coding sequence GTGCCGTACATCGACGAGGCCCTGCTCGATGACCTGGACGAGCTGCAGCGCAAGGACTCCCAGGGGACGCTGCGGGCGCTCGCCTCGGCCGGGGCGCAGGTCCGCGAGGGACTGACCCTGGCGCACGAGGCGGGCATCGAGCGCCTGGTGGCGATGGACCGGCCGCGCTCGGTCCTGGTGGCCGCGGTCGGGGGTTCGGCGATCGTCGCCGAGGTGCTGGAGCTGCTTGCCGAGCCGGGCTCGCCGGTGCCGGTCCAGGCCCGGCGCAACCTGCCGTTGCCGGGGTGGGTCGGACCGTTGGACCTGGTCGTGGCGGTCTCGTTGTCCGGCCGGGCGCCCGGGCCCCTCGCGGTCGCTGCCGAGGCGGCCCGCCGGGGTGCGATGCTGCTCACGGTGGGCGCTGACGACTCACCGCTGGCCGAGGTATGCCGCCGCGCCCGCGGCGTCCACGTGGGCGTCGGTCGCGGGCGCACCAGCTCCCGGACCGCGCTGTGGACGATGCTGACCCCGGTGCTGCTCGGTGCCGACGGCCTGGGGCTGCTCGACGCGCCCCCGTCGATGCTCGAGGCGGTGGCGGACCGGTTGGACCGCAAGGCTGAGGAGATGCGGCCCAGCTCGGAGTCGTTCGTCAACCCGGCCAAGCTGCTGGCGGTCCAGCTCGCCGAGACTGTTCCCGTGGTGCTCGGCGACGGCCCCCTGGGCGGGGTCGCCGCCGCCCGCGCCTCCTCGATGCTGGCCAGGACCGCCCGCATCCCCGCCACCTTCGGCGAGCTGCCGGACGCCGCCAGCGGGATCGTCGCCTGCTTCGACGGGCCGTACACCTCGCTGGGCGGCCGCCGGCACGGCACCTACGACGACTCCCGGATCCGGCTCGGCGACATCGACACCTCCTCCTGGGAGCCGCACCACTTCGACGAGCCGGAAGGTGAGCTCAGGGAGCGTGCCACCGGCCCGGACCAGGGCGCTGGCCGCGACATCTTCGCCGACCCCTACCTCGACGCCCCGAGCCCGCCCCCGCTGGGTCTGCTGCTGCTGCGCGATGCCCCGCTGGAGCCCCCGACCCGGGAGTCGGTCGAGGCGGAGGCGCTGACCGACGCCGTCCTGACGACGGCGCGGGGGGCCGGCGTGCGCGTGATGGAGGTCGAGGCGCAGCCCGGGCCCCCGATCGTCCGGCTCGCCGACCACGTGGCGACGGTGGACTTCACCGCGACCTACCTGGCGATCGGGCTGGGTCTGGACCCGTCGGTGTCGCCGCACGTGGCCGATCTGCGGGACCGCACGCGCTGA
- a CDS encoding HNH endonuclease, translating to MSSTHGAAAVAALPAPALAGRDHDPPLLQRVRALAEELVEPGPGWSQEERVALISELETLKNVCAGAQATATLDLHEQAARDREQTEGTFGHARREREGVTAEVALARKVSPARSRNLIDLAVTLPTRLPHTLEALRHGRASEWAASLVAKATAALTDEQALAVDAALAAALGRCSEAQLEKKANALAYEADKRAYLERARRAVRDRHVSMRPVADGMVRLSALLPVAEGIAAYTSLDAAAAGLRASGASEPKGALRADELVRRLTGIDPTTHGLPVEIGIVMTDRALFNDGAQSARVPGYGPVPAAVARMLAAFGTTRPDTARHLAGEGATDRATAWVRRLFTDPLDGSLAQIDTRRRLFSGALRRFVLARDQECVMPYCGATIRSVDHVDRARDGGATSGDNGQGMCEACNLDKEAEDLTTGVVRGADGRRAVRFRTRYGQTHTTGPPPVLDTLTDLTSGWHGERPPWWSSTAERAPRTPRG from the coding sequence ATGTCGAGCACGCACGGGGCAGCAGCGGTGGCGGCCCTGCCCGCGCCCGCCCTCGCCGGCCGCGACCACGATCCGCCCCTGCTGCAGCGGGTGCGGGCGCTGGCCGAGGAGCTCGTCGAGCCGGGCCCTGGCTGGAGCCAGGAGGAGCGGGTGGCGCTCATCAGCGAGCTCGAGACGCTGAAGAACGTCTGCGCCGGAGCCCAGGCGACAGCGACCCTGGACCTGCACGAGCAGGCGGCGCGGGACCGCGAGCAGACCGAGGGCACCTTCGGGCACGCCCGCCGCGAGCGCGAGGGCGTGACCGCCGAGGTGGCGCTGGCCCGCAAGGTCTCCCCCGCTCGCTCGCGCAACCTCATCGACCTGGCCGTGACCCTGCCGACCCGGCTGCCGCACACGCTGGAGGCGCTGCGGCACGGACGCGCCAGCGAGTGGGCCGCCAGCCTCGTGGCCAAGGCCACGGCAGCGCTCACCGACGAGCAGGCGCTGGCGGTGGACGCAGCGCTCGCCGCTGCCTTGGGCCGGTGCAGCGAGGCACAGCTGGAGAAGAAGGCGAACGCCCTGGCCTACGAGGCCGACAAGCGGGCCTACCTGGAGCGCGCCCGCCGGGCCGTGCGGGACCGCCACGTCTCGATGCGGCCCGTGGCCGACGGGATGGTGCGGCTCTCGGCCCTCCTGCCGGTGGCTGAGGGCATCGCCGCCTACACCTCCCTCGACGCCGCGGCCGCGGGCCTGCGGGCGAGCGGTGCCAGCGAGCCCAAGGGTGCGCTCCGGGCCGATGAGCTGGTCCGCAGGCTCACCGGCATCGACCCGACGACGCACGGGCTCCCCGTGGAGATCGGGATCGTGATGACCGACCGGGCCCTCTTCAACGACGGTGCCCAGTCGGCGCGGGTTCCTGGGTACGGCCCGGTCCCCGCTGCCGTGGCCCGGATGCTGGCCGCCTTCGGCACGACGAGACCTGACACGGCTCGCCACCTGGCCGGGGAAGGCGCGACGGACCGCGCGACGGCGTGGGTGCGCCGGCTCTTCACCGACCCGCTCGACGGGTCGTTGGCCCAGATCGACACCCGGCGTCGGTTGTTCTCCGGTGCCCTGCGCCGCTTCGTCCTCGCCCGTGACCAGGAGTGCGTCATGCCGTACTGCGGGGCCACGATCCGGTCGGTCGACCATGTCGACCGGGCCCGTGACGGTGGAGCCACGTCCGGCGACAACGGACAGGGGATGTGTGAGGCGTGCAACCTGGACAAGGAGGCCGAGGACCTGACGACAGGCGTCGTGCGCGGCGCGGACGGACGGCGGGCCGTGCGCTTCCGCACCCGCTACGGCCAGACCCACACGACCGGGCCACCGCCAGTGCTGGACACCCTGACAGACCTGACCTCGGGCTGGCACGGCGAGCGGCCACCGTGGTGGTCGTCCACCGCCGAACGGGCCCCGCGCACCCCGCGCGGATGA